The following DNA comes from Terriglobales bacterium.
CCGCTTGCGGAGTTCGTTCTCAATCGTCCGGGCTTAAGGTCTTACCTTGCGTGGAAGTGAGGTCCTTCCCGCGCTCGTATGTTGAAAACCAGACTCCGAACCCGCGCCATGTTCGCGGGTCGAGCTTGGTAAAAGCGATAAAATCAGTCCTCGGTCATGAAGGAGCAGCAATGAAAATCGGTGTGCTGACCGGCGGTGGCGATTGCCCGGGCTTGAACGCAGTTATCCGGGCGGTTGTGCGCAAGGGCATCATTCACTACAAGGACGAGTTTGTCGGCTTCATGGAAGGCTGGCGCGGCGTCTTCGAGAACAAGACCATGACGCTCGATCTCCGTGCCGTGGCCGGCATCCTCCCCCGCGGCGGCACCATCCTGCGCACCTCGCGCACCAATCCGGCCAAACACGAGGGCGGGTTGCAGAAGTGTCTCGACGTCATGAAGAACCATCAGCTCAACGCGCTCATCGCCGTCGGCGGTGACGACACCCAGTCCGTCGCCCTGAAGCTGCACCACCTCAAGTTCCCGGTCGTCGGCGTGCCCAAGACCATTGACAACGACCTCAGCGGCACCGATTTCTGCTTCGGTTTCGACACCGCCGTAAACGCCGCCACCGACGCGATTGATCGCGTGCACACCACCGCCGAAGCTCACAACCGGGTCATGGTCGTCGAGGTCATGGGCCGCGACTCCGGCTGGATCGCTCTCTACAGCGGCATTGCCGGCGGCGCCGACGTCATCCTCATTCCCGAACGTCCTTTCGACATCGACGAAGTCGCCGAGTTGCTCCGCAAGCGTCATACCGGCGGCCGCTTTTTCAGCGTCGTGGTCGCCGCTGAAGGCGCCAAGTTCGCCAGCGACGTCGACACCGAGCACGGCGCTCCCATCGTGCAGGACATCGGCCGCGACGAATTTGGCCACGTCCGCCTGGGCGGCATCGGGCAGGTACTCGCCCGCGAAATCGAGAAGCGCACCGGCTTCGAGACCCGCTTCGTGGTTCTCGGCCACATTCAGCGCGGAGGCTCGCCGAGCGCATTCGATCGCGTTCTTGCCACCCGATACGGCGTCGGCGCTATCGACATGGTGCACAAGGGCGTCTTCGGCTGCATGGCCGCCCTGCGCGGAACCGAGATTGTTTCCGTTCCGCTGGAGGAAGCCATTAACAAGACCCGCCTCGTCGACCAGAATTTGATTGACGTCGCCTCCAGCCTCCAACCCAAGGTCGAGAAGAAGGAACAGGAGCAGCCGGTCAGTCGATAGAGTCTGTCAATCGGTCTGTCAGTCGTTGAGTCGCCGGCTACCGGGTTCGCGGCCGAAGCAGCCCTGGTAGGCTTCAGACTGATAAACTGGGACACTGACAGACTCCAAGGTGCATGACCGCCATCAAGCAGCCGACTCTTTTCCCCGCTGACCCCGCCCTTCGCGATGAGCGCGAGCGCGTCTTTGACCTCTTCCGCACCTGGGGATACCTGCAGGCAAACCTCGATCCGCTCGGCATGTACCTGGCGCCCCTCCCCTTCCCTGAACTCGACGAGCAGCGCGGCCCCAACGCCGATGAAGCGCGCCGCATTTATTGCGGCACCATCGGCGTGGAGTTCATGCACATTCCCAACCGCGACGAGCGCAGCTGGATTGCTGAGCGCATGGAAAACGTGTCCGCTGCGCCCTCACCCAACCGCTCCCGCATTCTCGATCTCCTGCTGCGCGCGGAATTGTTCGAGCAATCCATTCAATCCCGGTACCTGGGGACCAAACGCTTCTCCCTGGAAGGGGTCACGGCGCTCATTCCGTTCCTCGACCAGGTAATGCAGAACGCCATCGACAGTGGCGCGCAGCAGGCGGTGCTCGCCATGAGCCATCGCGGACGCCTCAACGTCATGGCGCACATCGTCGGCACTTCTATCGCCGACATCTTCTCTCGCTTCGAAGACGTGGATCCGCGCAGCGTGCTCGGCGGCGGCGACGTCAAGTACCATATCGGCGCAACCGGCGATTACACCTCGCCCGATGGACGCAAGCTTCACGTTCACCTCGTTTCCAATCCCAGCCATCTGGAGGCGGTCGATCCCGTCGCCATGGGCCGCACTCGGGCCAAGCAAGTGCGCCGCGGCGAACACGGTCCCGACCAGGTCTTCACCGTTACCATTCACGGCGACGCTGCCTTCGCCGGACAGGGTGTCTGGGCCGAGACTTTGAATTATGCGGAAATTCCCGGCTACAGTGTCGGCGGCTCCATTCATGTCATCGCCAACAACCTGATCGGCTTCACCACCGAACCGGTGGAGGAAAACAGCTCGCGCTTCGCCTCCTCGCTCGCCCGCCGCAACGACATTCCCATCTTCCACGTGAATGGCGAAGATCCGGAGGCGGTGGTGCGCGTGGCGCAGATCGCGCTCGAATATCGCTACAGCTTCGGCCGCGACATCGTTGTCGACCTGATCGGCTACCGCCGCCATGGCCACAGCGAAGTTGACGATCCCACCATCACGCAGCCGCTCGTTTACCAGCGCATCAAGGAGCATCCGCCACTGTGGCAGCTGTACGCGAAGACCATCGGTGAAGATGCCGTGGCCCGCGTGAAGCAAGTCCAGGACGAGCTTGCCGAGTCACAAAAGCAGGGCGCAGCGGCGACCAAGCAGCCCCGCCTCGCCTCCTTGCCGGAGTATTGGTCGAACTACAAAGGCGGTTGCCATAAGAAGGAATACGAAGTCGAGACCGGCGTCTCCGCCGACGAGCTCAACCGCGTCACGCAGGTGATCGGCAGCGCGCCCGACGGCTTCCATGTTCATCCCAAGGTCAAGAAGCTCCTCGAACAGCGTCGCGAAATGGGCACCGGCAAACGTCCCATCGACTACGGCATGGCCGAAGCGCTGGCCTTCGGAACGCTGCTCGCCGCAGGCACGCCCGTGCGCCTCAGCGGCCAGGACAGCCGCCGCGGGACCTTTAACCAGCGCCACGATGTGCTCATCGACACCGAAAATGGCGACGAGTACATTCCGCTGCAGCACGTCGCCGCCGATCAGGCTCGCTTCGAGGTCTACAACTCAACCCTGTCGGAAGCCGGCGTCATGGGCTTCGAGTACGGCTACAGCCGTGATTTTCCCGAAACTCTGACACTGTGGGAAGCCCAGTTCGGCGACTTCGCCAATGGCGCGCAGATCATCATTGACCAGTTCATCGCCGCCGGTGAAGGCAAATGGAACCTGCTTTCCGGACTGGTGCTGCTGCTTCCGCACGGCTACGAAGGCCAGGGACCGGAGCACTCCAGCGCGCGCATCGAGCGCTACCTGCAACTCGCCGCTCGCGACAACATGCAGATCTGTCAGCCTTCTAACGCGGCGCAATACTTCCATCTCCTGCGCCGGCAGGCGCTGCGTCCCTGGCGGAAACCGCTGGTCTGCTTCACGCCCAAGAGCATGTTGCGCCGTCCCGAAGCGGCCTCGCCGCTCGACGATTTTTCAACGCCGCGGTTCCAGAACATCCTTCGCGATCGCCAGGTTCAGAATGCCTCGCGCATTCTGCTGTGCAGCGGCAAGATCGGCCACGAACTGGCCGAGGAACGCAAGCGCCGCAAGGGCACCTCGACCGCCATCGTCTTCCTCGAGCAGATGTATCCCTTCCCGGAAGCCGAGCTTCAGGCCGAACTCGACCGCCACGGCACCGCGCGCGACCTCGTCTGGGTGCAGGAAGAGCCCGCCAACATGGGCGCGCTGTGGTTTGTCATGCCGCGCCTCCGCCGCCTGGCCCGTGGCCGTCCGGTGCGCTCCGTCAAGCGCTCCCCCAGCGCCAGCCCGGCAACCGGCTCCGCCAAGGCACACGAGATGGAGCAGAAGACGCTGCTGTCGCTCGCCTTCACATAAAAAGTCGATGGTCGACGGTCGACGAGTCTCAAAGAGGGCAATCATTTTTCCCTCAGGGGCGAAAGCCCTTCATGATTGACGGCTCTGGGCGGCACGGCTGAAACCGTGCCCTACCCAAAACAACCATCTCTCCTTCAGGAACAGCCGACGTTAGTCCCGTGGGGTCAGCATTGCCCATCATTCTTGCGTGCGACCGAGCGTCTGAAACAGCGCGGGGAGAGCTACCAGCCGCCTCCGGCCGCGCCGTTCACATCTTTTTACATCCCCCACTGCCCTTTCCGCTCACCGATTGCGATCGGCCTCGTTTAAAGTAATGGCGGGTGAGGTCACGATCTAATTCAACGTCGTGGGTGCCCCACGCTAGCGGTGCCTCACATTCGCGAGCCCGGCGAGCTAATGTGGGATCGTTCCCAGCTAAGGGCTAAGAGCTAACAGCTTCTTTATGGCCGAGCTCGGCAAATCGTTGAACGGAATTCAGCTCAAGACGCCAGGTGCGCCGCCCAATGCATGGGCGCCGTTGCGCGAACGACTCTTCCGTTCGCTGTGGATCGCGGCCGTGGTCTGCTACACCGGCCGCTGGATTCTCAGCGTGGCCAGCGGCTGGCTGATGACAGGCCTGACGGTTTCACCGCTCATGGTCGCACTGGTGCAGGCGGCCAGCACCTTGCCCGCTTTTCTCATTCTCTTGCCGGCGGGCGCATTGGCGGACATGCTCGACCGCCGCCGCTTCCTGCTCGCCATGCAGACCTGGATGGTGGTGGCCGCCGCCGCGCTCGGTGTGCTCACCCTGCTGCACATGGTCACGCCCTGGGTCCTGCTCCTGTTTACCTTTCTGATCGGCTTCGGCGCGGTCATGAACGATCCTGCGTGGCAGGCCATCACGCCCGAGGTTGTCTCGGAGGAAAACTTCCCTGCCGCTGTTGCGCTCAACTCCGCCGGCTATAACGTCGGACGCGCCGTCGGCCCCGCCATCGGCGGCGTCATCATCGCTGCCGTTGGCACTGGCGCCGCCTTCCTCATCAATGCCGCGTCCATCTTCGGCGTCATCTTTTTCCTGTACCGTTGGAAGCGACGTCCCCATGTGCCCCCGGAGCCCCGTGAGCGCGTCATGCGGGCCATGCGCACCGGTTTCGAATACGTTCGCCACTCCCACGAAGTCAAGGCTGTGCTGGTGCGGACCGCTGTTTTCAGTTTCTCAGCGAGTGGACTGTTGGCCATGCTGCCGCTGATCGCGCGACCTTTCGGTTCCATCGGGTACGGCGCCATGCTCGGATTTTTCGGTGCCGGGGCGCTAGGCGGAGCGATCGCTCTGCCCGCACTGCGTAGGATTGTTTCCGTCAACACGCTGGTTGCGCTCGCCACTGTGCTCTATGGCCTGGCTACATTTGCCGCCGGGCGCGCGCATTTCTTCGTGCTATTGTCCGCAGTGCTGTTGGCGGCGGGCTTTGCCTGGATCGCCATCGTGGCCAGCCTCAACGTTTCAGCGCAGACCATGTCTCCTGCCTGGCTCCGCGCCCGCTCGTTGTCCATTTATCTGCTCGTCCTGCAAGGGGGGATGGCCGCCGGTAGCGCCGCCTGGGGCGCCGTCGGCGAGCGTTGGGGGATTCCGGCGGCAATGTTGGTCTCCGCCATCGGCCTCCTACTCGGGCTGGCGACGATTCGTCGCTTCCGCCTGCGCGCTGACGGCTACGCTTTTCCGCCTGCCGGCGCCGGCGAAAGCATTACCTAGATTGCAGGCAGCAGGGGGGCCGTTCGTTAGAGATTGAAATTGAAAACTTGAGAATTTGAAATTTGGCCCACTATACTGCCGCGATAAATTTCCAATTCTCAAATTTCCAATTTCAAATTCGCCACGGAGCTAACCATGAAGAAAGCCGTTTCCCTGTTGTTGCTAACCTTCCTTTGCCTCGCCGCTTCCCAGGCGCAGACCGCGCCCGCCAAGCCGGCACAACCGACGGCACCGCCAACCTTCACCATGGTCATCGACCGCAGCCTCAATTACCCGGAGAGTGAAGTGGTTCCTGCCGCCGAGGCCATGCCCGACGACAAGTACGATTTTGCGCCCCCGGCGACCCTGGGCGACTTCAAGGGCGTGCGCACCTTCGGCCAGCAGGTCCGTCACGTCGCCGCTGCCAACTACATGATCTGCGCTGCGATGCAGAGCGAGAAGCCTCCCGTCGAACTCGGCAGCGAGAACGGTCCAGCCGCCATGAAATCCAAGGCCGACAGCGTAAAGTTTCTGAAGGATTCCTACGCTTACTGTCACAAGGCCTACCAGGCTCTCAACGAGAGCAACGCTACGGCCCAGGTGCAGAGCCCGTTCGGACCCAACAAGGTCACGCGCCTCGGTCTCGCCGTTTTGAACGTCGGCCACGACTTTGATCATTACGGTCAGATGGTCGAGTACCTGCGCATGAACAGCATCATCCCGCCTGCGAGCCGGGGACAGCAGTAGGCTGGAAGCCGCAAGGGCACGAGTTCAAGCTGCAGGTTGGAGATGGCCAGATCGTGAGTCCGGCCGGTAGCAGCACCCTGGTCTCGCCCGAATCGCGGGATCGGGGTGTTTTTTCTTACGATTCACGCCACTCGAGACTCTTTCGCCTTCCGTGGCGTAGGCACGATGCGTCCGGCGGCACACTCCAGGGAGAACTTGCGCGAGCACTCGTGGCATAGCCAGAATAGTTCCCGCGTGCTGCCTTTCTGCGGGGCCAGGTTGTTGTAGGAGCCTCCGTCGCCCACGTTGAATTCAAATAGCCTGCCGTAGCGGAAGTACTTGAATTCCATCGTGCAATCCGGATTGGCGCATTTGGAAAGCATGGGAATGTTTGGCGAACATTTGGATGTTCAAGCCGGCCGTGTTGGATGGATGCTATCGCATGTTGCTGACGCGCTCCTTAGTTGAAAAGCGACATCGGCAAGCGACCACTCGAAGTACTGGCCGTCCTACCAGTTCCGGCGGGCACTTTTCAGTAACTTTCTTGGGAAATCTATCTCGAATTGGGCTTTTCCACAAATGTTCTTCGTAGAACATCCCGCCGCGCCTTAGCCGCCCGCCGCACCCTCGGCGTGGTCTTTGTCGGCGTCCAGGTACTTGATGAAGATTACCTCGTTATGTTTCTCGTTATAAAGCAGTTCGTCGGCTACCGCCCGAACCATCACCAGTCCTAATCCACCCGGCCGTATGCCTTTCTGCTGGCGCACGACGTCGTGCGAAAAAACGTCGCCGGGCGCATTGTTGATGGCCGCGTGCGGCAGGTCCTCCAGACGGAAGCCCGGGCCGGGGTCGGAGACGCGGTACTGCAGCATGCGCTTGGTACGCAGCAGAGAGATGCGCACGCGCCGCTTCGGATCCAGTTCGCCGCCCCACTCCACGGCGTTCATCAGCAGCTCGCGGAAAGCC
Coding sequences within:
- a CDS encoding DinB family protein; amino-acid sequence: MKKAVSLLLLTFLCLAASQAQTAPAKPAQPTAPPTFTMVIDRSLNYPESEVVPAAEAMPDDKYDFAPPATLGDFKGVRTFGQQVRHVAAANYMICAAMQSEKPPVELGSENGPAAMKSKADSVKFLKDSYAYCHKAYQALNESNATAQVQSPFGPNKVTRLGLAVLNVGHDFDHYGQMVEYLRMNSIIPPASRGQQ
- a CDS encoding 6-phosphofructokinase — its product is MKIGVLTGGGDCPGLNAVIRAVVRKGIIHYKDEFVGFMEGWRGVFENKTMTLDLRAVAGILPRGGTILRTSRTNPAKHEGGLQKCLDVMKNHQLNALIAVGGDDTQSVALKLHHLKFPVVGVPKTIDNDLSGTDFCFGFDTAVNAATDAIDRVHTTAEAHNRVMVVEVMGRDSGWIALYSGIAGGADVILIPERPFDIDEVAELLRKRHTGGRFFSVVVAAEGAKFASDVDTEHGAPIVQDIGRDEFGHVRLGGIGQVLAREIEKRTGFETRFVVLGHIQRGGSPSAFDRVLATRYGVGAIDMVHKGVFGCMAALRGTEIVSVPLEEAINKTRLVDQNLIDVASSLQPKVEKKEQEQPVSR
- a CDS encoding 2-oxoglutarate dehydrogenase E1 component, with amino-acid sequence MTAIKQPTLFPADPALRDERERVFDLFRTWGYLQANLDPLGMYLAPLPFPELDEQRGPNADEARRIYCGTIGVEFMHIPNRDERSWIAERMENVSAAPSPNRSRILDLLLRAELFEQSIQSRYLGTKRFSLEGVTALIPFLDQVMQNAIDSGAQQAVLAMSHRGRLNVMAHIVGTSIADIFSRFEDVDPRSVLGGGDVKYHIGATGDYTSPDGRKLHVHLVSNPSHLEAVDPVAMGRTRAKQVRRGEHGPDQVFTVTIHGDAAFAGQGVWAETLNYAEIPGYSVGGSIHVIANNLIGFTTEPVEENSSRFASSLARRNDIPIFHVNGEDPEAVVRVAQIALEYRYSFGRDIVVDLIGYRRHGHSEVDDPTITQPLVYQRIKEHPPLWQLYAKTIGEDAVARVKQVQDELAESQKQGAAATKQPRLASLPEYWSNYKGGCHKKEYEVETGVSADELNRVTQVIGSAPDGFHVHPKVKKLLEQRREMGTGKRPIDYGMAEALAFGTLLAAGTPVRLSGQDSRRGTFNQRHDVLIDTENGDEYIPLQHVAADQARFEVYNSTLSEAGVMGFEYGYSRDFPETLTLWEAQFGDFANGAQIIIDQFIAAGEGKWNLLSGLVLLLPHGYEGQGPEHSSARIERYLQLAARDNMQICQPSNAAQYFHLLRRQALRPWRKPLVCFTPKSMLRRPEAASPLDDFSTPRFQNILRDRQVQNASRILLCSGKIGHELAEERKRRKGTSTAIVFLEQMYPFPEAELQAELDRHGTARDLVWVQEEPANMGALWFVMPRLRRLARGRPVRSVKRSPSASPATGSAKAHEMEQKTLLSLAFT
- a CDS encoding MFS transporter, producing the protein MAELGKSLNGIQLKTPGAPPNAWAPLRERLFRSLWIAAVVCYTGRWILSVASGWLMTGLTVSPLMVALVQAASTLPAFLILLPAGALADMLDRRRFLLAMQTWMVVAAAALGVLTLLHMVTPWVLLLFTFLIGFGAVMNDPAWQAITPEVVSEENFPAAVALNSAGYNVGRAVGPAIGGVIIAAVGTGAAFLINAASIFGVIFFLYRWKRRPHVPPEPRERVMRAMRTGFEYVRHSHEVKAVLVRTAVFSFSASGLLAMLPLIARPFGSIGYGAMLGFFGAGALGGAIALPALRRIVSVNTLVALATVLYGLATFAAGRAHFFVLLSAVLLAAGFAWIAIVASLNVSAQTMSPAWLRARSLSIYLLVLQGGMAAGSAAWGAVGERWGIPAAMLVSAIGLLLGLATIRRFRLRADGYAFPPAGAGESIT